CGGCATTGTGGGGTTTTACGATGGGGTCACGCAACAATTTATTCAATTGTCGGCGAGCCTGCCGCGGTGAGCGTGTATTTCTTTGCCGATCAGTTGTACGAGCCATGGTGACACCTCCTTTGAGTGAAATTTTGAACACAGGAATAGTATACCAAGTGGACACGAGATTTCACATTTTTGCCATGATTATTCGAGACTAGCAGGTAAAAGGGGCCTTTACCCATGAATGTGGGTTAAAAACTTATTTACCCAAAACATGAACCGTCTATGGAGAATTGAAAAGCTTATTTTTTCAAAGAAAGTTTGCTTACAGATTAAGTTTGTGGCATAACTGTTGTATGGATATCAAACAATCAACAGACGCAACTGCCTTCAAACAACGAATTTTCTTTGCTTTGTCTGAACCGGGTCGTTATACGATTGTCCGCATGCTTTACCACGTCGGTCATGAGATGGGCTGCAACGAGCTGAACCAGCACGTGGAGATTGACAAATCAACGATGTCATATCATTTGCGAACGCTTCGGGAAATTAGCATGATTACCACGCGTACCCAAGGACGACAAAAATTTGTTACGCTGAATACAGGGAAAATTGAATCGGTTTTCCCGGGTTTACTTGAGAAGCTATAAATAAGCACATGGTTGCTTATTTTTTAGCACTGATTGTTTGATAATTTTAAAACCGTAAAACTGATTGGAGACTTTCTGATGAAAGAACGTAGACTTTCGTTTCTATTCTTCTTAGTGATGTTTGTGATTGGCACCGATACCTTTTTGGTTTCACCGTTGTTACCGACATTGACGCAATACTATGGCATTTCGACTAGTCTATCTGGTTTTATTGTCAGCGCTTATGCAGTGGGCTACATGATATCGGCATTATTGATTGGTCCGATTTCTGACCGGCACGACCGCAAACGTATTTTGATCATCGGGTTAATGGTTTTCACGTTGGCGACTGCCGGGTGCGGGCTGGCGAATACGTTTGCGATGATGCTTGTCACCAGATTCGTCGCTGGTGTCGCGGCGGCCACGGCCGGACCGCAAATCTGGGCGGCTATCCCGGTATTGTTTCCAGAGACGCAAGTTGTCAAAGTGATGGGTTATGCCACAGCTGGTCTGGCGGTTGCTCAAATCGTTGGGGTACCATTGGGGAGTTACTTAGCGGTATGGTCATGGCGATTTCCGTTCTTCTTCGTTGGCGTCATTGCCTTGATGTTGACGATGTTGGTCGTGCGTTTCATGCCCAGTCTTAACGAGGCGATAACTTCACGTCTTGCAACTGGTATCTATCGCAAACTTTTTCAGAACAAAACCGTGCTTAAACTGCTAGGGGCATACTTATTGTTTCAAACTGCAAATTTTTGCGGTTTCGCCTTTATCGGCACTTGGTTTGCGAAAAGCTTCCATTTATCAGTTGGTGCCATTGGCAGCTTCATTCTTTTAATCGGCGTTGGTCAGTTTGTTGGCAGTTTGCTAGGCAACCGATTAGTCACTTGGTTGGGTCAGCCGCATGCGTTTCTGCTTGAGTTCTTACTTTTCATTGCTGGGTATCTGGTTTTGCCTTTCACCAATTCGCCACTGACGGCAACGGTCATTCTGGCATTTATCTATACAATAGGTGGCGCACTGCTGCCATTGTTTATGAGTACCTTGCAAGAACACGCGGGGTCAGCCCGCAGCACAATTTCAGCGTTGGCTAATGCCGTCATGTACTTAGGTGAGGCCATCGGTGGTGTAATCGGCGGTATCTTGATTAAACAGTTTACTGGCTTCTCGGGGATTGCCGTTTTTACAGCGATTGGCGCAAGCTTGGCGATGTTGTTATATGCCCAGCAGGGATATTTTAAGCAATTGCAGACGAGTCGTTAAACACATACAGTACGGCTCAATGAAGCTAGTACTGGAAGGCTGAATTTTTTTGCTAATTCAGTTATGTGGCCGCCCCACAGCATCCAAGCCATTTACAACGAAGACACTATTGTTCTTGAAGAATGAGAAAGGTATACTCGAGATGAGAACGTATGTTTGCTATTTGGGAAGAAGGTACCAGCATGCAAGAAAATTTATCTCAGAAGATCTTAGACTTGTTAGACAGTGGCCGGTTCTTGACACTTAAGGAAATAGCTAAGTTATTGAAGATGCCAGAGAAGCCGGTTGAGGAAACTTTATTACACTTAGTACGATTACAGAAAATGAACCGACGTCACTTTGCAGGGCGCGATTATTTTCAGACCACTCAGCCGCAACAGGCGACCAGCAAATTAAGTGCAGTTGCAGATGATTACTTAGATCAACGACAGGCAGCCCATGCGCTTGGAGTAGGCGAACTTGCTACCACCATTTGGCTGGGAAAGCTGGTGTTGCCTTATTTGACCAGCTGTTAGCCAAAAAGATGCTTGTGCTGACGGCACCAAATGTGTATCAGCTTACTGAAAAAGGCCGCCACGCATTTGCGCAATTCTTCGGGCGTCCAGTGCATCAGCTGAACATTCAGACTTGCATTGTTTTTTCGGAACGCCGGGTTCATTTGGCTGGCAAGCTAGGCAATGATGTCATGGCTAAACTTGTCGCTGAGCATCAACTTGCTTTGACGCAGAATCGACGCGTGCAAGTGACCCAGCCGATTAAGATACAACCGCTGGAGGTACGATATGCTGGCTGAAAAACACCGTTGCGCATGGGGACAAACCAGTAATGACTTGATGCGCGAGTATCATGATGAAGAATGGGGGCGGCCCAGCCATGACAGTCGCCACTTATTTGAGCTTTTGTCGCTTGAAATCATGCAAGCAGGTTTGAGCTGGCAAACTGTTTTGAATAAACGTGCTGCTTTCAAACAGGCTTTTGTTAACTTTGACTATCGGCAGGTGCAGCAGATGGCACCGAAGATTCCGGTGCTCTTAGAAAATACGCAAATTATTCGGAATCGGCTGAAAGTGACGGCGATCATTAACAATGCGCGCGTGATCGCACAGTTAGCTGCCAAAGGCGAGGACTTTGATCATTACGTGTGGGCCTTTGTCAACAATCAGCCGATTCGGCATCATATTACCAGTCATGATCAGGTACCTAACACAACCGACTTGGCCAAGCACATGAGCAAGCAAATGAAGGCAGATGGCTTTGCATTTACTGGTCCCGTCGTTATCTACTCATTTATGCAGGCTGCAGGGTTGGTCAATGATCATGAAGCCGACTGTTTTGTTAATCAAATACTTGATGAGTAACGAAATATGTATGAAAAAGCCCACTCGCTGAAATTTGCGAGTGGGCTTTTGAATAGCACTTAATGAAAAAATTAAAGTGCTTCTGGAACCATCTTAACTGGTTTGTTGCCAATCCAGCCGGTGATTTCTTTGAAGGTATCGGTGATAGCATCGGTGCCTGGCTTGAGCAGCTTGCGAGGGTCGAAGCCCTTGCCTTGCTGATCCTTACCAGCTTCGATGTATTCACGCGTTGCCTTAGCAAAGGCAAGCTGGCATTCGGTGTTGATGTTCAACTTGGAAATACCCATGGTGATTGCCTTTTGAACTTGTTCTTGAGGGATACCAGAACCGCCGTGAAGAACGAGCGGCATCTTAACAGCGTCGTTCAATTCTTGCAGACGATCGAAGTGCAGGCCCTTCCAGTTGTCTGGATATTGACCGTGGATATTGCCGATACCAGCAGCCAGGAAGTCGATCCCGGTAGCGGCTAATGTCTTGGCTTCTTCAACGTCAGCTAATTCGCCTTCGCCGACAACACCGTCTTCTTCACCGCCGATAGAACCAACTTCGGCTTCAACAGAAATGCCCTTGGCGTGAGCCAACTTAACGATTTCCTTGGTCTTTTCCAAGTTATCTTCAAAGTCGAGGTCGTGGCCGTCGAACATAACGGAGTTGTAGCCGGCAGCAATAGCTTCCTTGGCAGCTTCGTAGTTACCGTGATCCAAATGAATCACAACAGGAACGGTGATGCCCATGGCCTTAACCGTTGCTTCGATCATGGTCTGGCAGAATTCATAGCCGCCCATGTACTTAGCAGCACCCATGGATGTCTGGATGATAACCGGAACGTTCAATTCTTGCGCACCGGCAAGGATGGCGCGTGTCCATTCCAAGTTATTGGTGTTGAAGGCACCGATACAGTAGTGACCTTTATGTGCAGCTTTTACAAGCTCTGCAGCGTTAACTAATGGCATGTAGATATCCTCCTAGGAAATAAACAATTCACAACCGTTGTATTTTATCATATGTTGCGGGAGAAAAGGGCGAGAAAATGATGAGAGCTACTCGACCGGCGTGACGGCTTTTTATAACACCCGTCATACATATGTCTGTGTGTACGCAAAGTCACTTTGAATGTACCCCGTAATCAGGGAAAATGCTACTGATTTGCTCACTTTTTGCCGACAAAATAAAAAATGACCATCAAATTGAAATTTGTTTGAAACTGGTAGTTGTGTGACCGCAATCGGATATTTAGTCAAGATTAAATGAGATTACTCTCATAAAAAGAAGGCGGAAATTTGTTTATAAGTGGCACATTTCACAATTTAAAATGCTAACTAATAGAAAAGCAAATCGCAATAAGTGGGTATTTCTTAAATTGGGTTAGTTGTTGTATGGTTTGAAAAAATCTGAATTCACAAAGTCTGATCTCTTTGATAAATGAGATCACACTAAGAGCAGTTGACCATGCCGTTGAAAGAACTAAGGTGGAGTTGTCAATAAATTGATAACAATTGAGTTGTTTGCATGACGAAATGCAATAAAGGAGATTTTGATATGGCAACAAAAGCAGCAGATCAGTTAGTCAGTGTTTTGATGGATTGGCAAGTTAAACACGTTTTTGGATTGCCTGGTGATTCAATCGATACCACAGTTGATGCCTTACGTCGACATCAGGATAAGATCAAGTTTGTGCAGGTGCGGCATGAGGAAGTCGCCGCTTTGTCCGCAGCGGCAACTGCTAAGTTAACAGGCGGTTTGGGTGTTTGTCTCTCCATTGGCGGCCCTGGCGCCATTCATCTATTAAATGGTTTGTATGATGCCAAAATGGATCATGTCCCGGTTCTGGCCCTGCTCGGTCAGGTGACGACGAGCAACATGAATGAAGGCTTTTTCCAAGAAGTGAATACACCGAAGCTTTTTGACGATGTGGCGGTTTATAACAAAACTGTCATGGCATCGGATAACTTAGGACAAATTGTCGATACGGCGATTCGCACAGCCTTTACAGAAAAAGGTGTGGCAGTTTTAACCATTCCAGATGATTTGCCAGCTCAAAAAGAAACTGCTAGTTATCAGGACAGCGCTGCTGCTTTTGCCTTGAATGTGCCGAAAGTTGATCCTAAACAGTTAGAGGACGTTGCTTCGATGCTGCAACAGGCACAAAAACCACTTGCGTTGATCGGTCGCGGTGCTGAGCATGCAGGTGCGTTGGTTCAAAAGTTTGTCGAGGCCAATCACATACCGTTTATTCAAACGATGCCAGCAAAAGGCACTATCGCCGATGATCATCCCAATAGTTTGGGCAATGTCGGTAAACTAGGTACGAAGCCGGCATATGAGGCGATGAAAGCGACTGATCTCCTCTTCATGATCGGGACGAATTATCCATATACGCCTTATTTGCCAGCCGAAGGTCAAGCTAAGTGCGTTCAAATCGACACGCGCCCAGAAAACTTGGGCAAACGTTATTCAGTTGATGTTGCTGTTGACGGCGATGTTGGCACCTTTTTCACCGAACTGAATGCGAAGGGCTCCTTGCGTGATGATGATCGTTTTCTGAAAGCTTGCCAGAAGAATATGGAGAGCTGGAATAAGTGGATGAGCGAAAAGCGCTTGCTGGCTACTAATCCGGCATCGCCTGAAGCAGTCTTCGCGACGATTGATCAAACCGCGCCAAAAGATGCGATTTACTCGATTGATGTCGGTACGTCCACATCATGGGGTGCCCGTTTCTTGAACGTTCAGCCAACGCAAAAGTATACAATTTCCGCATGGCTGGGAACCATGGGCTGTGGCTTGCCAGGCGCGATTGCGGGTGCTGAGGCTTTTCCAAAGCGGCAAAATATCAGTGTCGCAGGGGATGGTGCCTTCGCGATGGTCATGCAAGACTTTGTCACAGCAGTCAAGTACAAGTTTCCGATCATCATGGTTGTCATGAATAATCAGAAGTTGGCATTTATTGAATATGAGCAGCAAAGTGCCGGTCAGCTGAACTATGAAATTGATTTGGCTGATATGGACTATGCCAAAATTGCTGAAGCAGCAGGCGGTATTGGCTACACCGCTCGCAGCAATGACGAATTCAAAAATGCATTAGCCAAGGCATACAAAGAGACCGATAAACCGGTTCTGATCAATACCTACGTCCAAGACGATGCACCGCTTCCAGGCAAAATCGTTGGTGATGAAGCAAAGGGTTA
This genomic window from Lacticaseibacillus paracasei subsp. paracasei contains:
- a CDS encoding ArsR/SmtB family transcription factor — encoded protein: MDIKQSTDATAFKQRIFFALSEPGRYTIVRMLYHVGHEMGCNELNQHVEIDKSTMSYHLRTLREISMITTRTQGRQKFVTLNTGKIESVFPGLLEKL
- a CDS encoding DNA-3-methyladenine glycosylase I gives rise to the protein MLAEKHRCAWGQTSNDLMREYHDEEWGRPSHDSRHLFELLSLEIMQAGLSWQTVLNKRAAFKQAFVNFDYRQVQQMAPKIPVLLENTQIIRNRLKVTAIINNARVIAQLAAKGEDFDHYVWAFVNNQPIRHHITSHDQVPNTTDLAKHMSKQMKADGFAFTGPVVIYSFMQAAGLVNDHEADCFVNQILDE
- the fba gene encoding class II fructose-1,6-bisphosphate aldolase, whose protein sequence is MPLVNAAELVKAAHKGHYCIGAFNTNNLEWTRAILAGAQELNVPVIIQTSMGAAKYMGGYEFCQTMIEATVKAMGITVPVVIHLDHGNYEAAKEAIAAGYNSVMFDGHDLDFEDNLEKTKEIVKLAHAKGISVEAEVGSIGGEEDGVVGEGELADVEEAKTLAATGIDFLAAGIGNIHGQYPDNWKGLHFDRLQELNDAVKMPLVLHGGSGIPQEQVQKAITMGISKLNINTECQLAFAKATREYIEAGKDQQGKGFDPRKLLKPGTDAITDTFKEITGWIGNKPVKMVPEAL
- a CDS encoding MFS transporter gives rise to the protein MKERRLSFLFFLVMFVIGTDTFLVSPLLPTLTQYYGISTSLSGFIVSAYAVGYMISALLIGPISDRHDRKRILIIGLMVFTLATAGCGLANTFAMMLVTRFVAGVAAATAGPQIWAAIPVLFPETQVVKVMGYATAGLAVAQIVGVPLGSYLAVWSWRFPFFFVGVIALMLTMLVVRFMPSLNEAITSRLATGIYRKLFQNKTVLKLLGAYLLFQTANFCGFAFIGTWFAKSFHLSVGAIGSFILLIGVGQFVGSLLGNRLVTWLGQPHAFLLEFLLFIAGYLVLPFTNSPLTATVILAFIYTIGGALLPLFMSTLQEHAGSARSTISALANAVMYLGEAIGGVIGGILIKQFTGFSGIAVFTAIGASLAMLLYAQQGYFKQLQTSR
- a CDS encoding pyruvate oxidase, with product MATKAADQLVSVLMDWQVKHVFGLPGDSIDTTVDALRRHQDKIKFVQVRHEEVAALSAAATAKLTGGLGVCLSIGGPGAIHLLNGLYDAKMDHVPVLALLGQVTTSNMNEGFFQEVNTPKLFDDVAVYNKTVMASDNLGQIVDTAIRTAFTEKGVAVLTIPDDLPAQKETASYQDSAAAFALNVPKVDPKQLEDVASMLQQAQKPLALIGRGAEHAGALVQKFVEANHIPFIQTMPAKGTIADDHPNSLGNVGKLGTKPAYEAMKATDLLFMIGTNYPYTPYLPAEGQAKCVQIDTRPENLGKRYSVDVAVDGDVGTFFTELNAKGSLRDDDRFLKACQKNMESWNKWMSEKRLLATNPASPEAVFATIDQTAPKDAIYSIDVGTSTSWGARFLNVQPTQKYTISAWLGTMGCGLPGAIAGAEAFPKRQNISVAGDGAFAMVMQDFVTAVKYKFPIIMVVMNNQKLAFIEYEQQSAGQLNYEIDLADMDYAKIAEAAGGIGYTARSNDEFKNALAKAYKETDKPVLINTYVQDDAPLPGKIVGDEAKGYMKYGSEYLENYWKIPSMPPLKDIMRQFF